The genomic window CGAGACGATGTCGACGCCGGCGGGCAACCGGCGCGCGTACTCGTGCACGAGGTAGATGACCGCGAGCTTGCTGGTCGAGTACGCCGTGCGTCCGGCAGCAACGCTCGCCGGGCTGGGGAACGCGTTGATACGCGCCAGGGTCTCCGGCGCTTGCCAGTTCGGTGCCGGCACCAGACCGAGGTTGTGTTTGAAGTCCCCGAAGTGGGTGTCACTGGAGGTGATGACGATGCGGGCGGGCGGCTCGAAGAGGTCGGTCAGCGCCGAGATGAGCACATGATTGGCCATTACGTTGAGGGCGAAGGTGGCTTCGAACCCTTCGGGCCCCTCGGTGGTGTCGTTGGGGTATTGGATTCCCGCGTTGCCGACGAAGCCTTTCACAGGGGGCAATTGACCGTGCGTGAGATTGTCGCGCAGCGTTGCCGCTGCCGTGCGGGTGCTCGCCAGTGACGATAAGTCGGCTTCGATGTGTGCGACGGTATGTCCGCGGCGTTGCAGATCGCGGACCAGCTCGGCTCCACTTTCACCGCGGGCCAGTACCAGCAGGTGAGCGTCCTTGTCTTCGGCGAGAATGCGTTCGGCCGCGACGCGCCCGATGCCGCGAGTCGCTCCGGTCATGACGATGGTGTGATTCATGGTGTGCTCCTTTCCATTTCACTCGAGCATGCGGTGCGGGCGGTGGTCCTGCCAGGTGTTGCCGAGAGGGGGACTGAGAGTACCTATGCTGCAAGGCGCCGTTGCGCCGATAATTGCTGTGTGACATTCGGCGAACTACTGCGGCTGTGGCGGGACCGGCTGTCTCCGCAGGAGGTCGGCTTGACCGTCGCGCTGCGGCGGCGCGCGCCGGGGCTGCGCCGCGAAGAACTCGCCACGCTCGCAGGTATCTCCGTCGATTACCTGCTGCGGCTGGAACAAGGCAGGTCCAGCCACCCGTCGCCCTCGGTGGTGGCGTCGCTGGCCCGGGCGTTGCAGTTGTCGCGCAGCGAACGCGATCAACTTTTCGCGAGCGCGGGGCTGTTGCCGCCGCGGGACGGCACCATCGACACCTATCTGCCGCCGGGCATTCAACGCCTGGTGCGCCGCTTGTCGGACATCCCCTGTGCGGTGTTCTCCGCCGACTGGACCTTGCAGTGGTGGAACGACATGTGGGTCGCCCTGGCCGGTGATCCGGCGCAATTACCTCCCCGGGAGCGCAATGTCGCCCGCGCCATCTTCGGTGACGGCCCGGCGCGGGCCTTGTTGACGTCATCGCACTCCCCCGCTGCGGTGAGTGACGGAACGTTCGAGAACGCGATTCTGGCGGACTTGAAGGCGGCGTCGGCGCGCTACCCGCTGGATCCGGGTTTGTCGGAGTTGGTACGTGAATTGAGGACTGTGTCAACGGATTTCGACGAACGGTGGCGAGCGGCTTCGCCGGCTGTGCACACCACTCAATGCAAGACGATTCGGCATCCGGAGGTCGGCGAGATCAGGGTTGACTGCGATGTCCTCGACATTCCGGGTGCTGACTTGCACCTGGTGACCTACACCGCAGCCGCAGACAGCAGTGACGCCGGCAAGCTCGAGCTGCTGCGGGTGACCCGCGGGGTGACGATCTCGTAGTTGTCCACAGTTGGGCGTCTGTGCACAGGCGGTCGTCGTGGGGTTCTTCGTTTCGGCGCGGGCGACTAGAATCGCACATATGTTCGATGGAGACCTGCCTGATCTGGCTGCGCTGGCGGGCGCCGACGATGCGACCCTGGTTGCGGCCATCGCCGGCTGGGCTCGGGTGGAGGCCGCCGCGTCGGCGCGCCGGCTGGCGGCCATCGCCGAACTGGTGCATCGCCACGCTGACGGCCCTACCGATCTCGCACGGTGGTCCTGCGACAATTGGGACGCGATGGCCGCCGAAGTGGCTGCGGCACAAGGTATCAGCCATGCAATGGCGTCCGGTCAGATGTACCTCGGCTCGGCACTACGGACTCGACTGCCGAACGTGGCAGCGCTCTTGGCGGACGGCACGATCAGCGCTCGACTTGCCTCAGCGATCGTGTGGCACACCGATCTCATCAAAGACCCGGAAACCTTGCAGCTGGTGGACAAGACGCTGGCCGAGGATGCGAGACGGTACGGCCCGTTATCCGCCAACAAGACCGCCCAGGCCATTGATGCGGTGGTCGATCGCTATGACCCGCAGGCGCTTCGACGCACCCGCGCCGCAGCGCGTAGTCGCGACTTGGTGATCGACTCTGCCCACGACGAATCGGGCACCACCACACTGTGGGGGCGGTTGTATTGCACCGACGCCGCGACACTGGATCGGCGCCTGCACCAGATGGCTCACGAGGTCTGCGACGACGACCCACGCACCATCGCTCAACGTCGCGCCGACGCGCTGGGCGTCTTGGCTGCCGGCGCTTTACGCCTCACCTGCGCGTGCGACACCCCCGACTGCCCCGCCCGAACCGACTGCGACGATCAACCAACCGGTGTCGTCATCCACGTCGTCGCCGAGGCCTCCGCAGTGGAAGCCAAGACCGATGCGCACCTGTCGGGTGAGATCAAGTCCCAGACACCCGAGCCGGAGCCGCCACTTCCGGCTGGGGCTGCGAAGAATTGGACCACCGCTTTGATCACCAGTGGCGGCACGGTACCGGCGCCGCAGTTGGCCGAGTTGGTCCGCCGAGGGGCACGACTTCGGCCGGTTCAACATCCTGGCAGCGAGGTCGTGGCCCAATCCCAATACCGGCCCTCGAGGGCGCTGGAAGACTTCGTGCGTTGCCGTGACCTGACTTGCCGCTTCCCTAACTGTGATCGCCCAGCCGAATTCTGCGACGTCGACCATACGATTCCGTATCCGCTAGGCCCGACGCATCCGTCGAATCTCAAATGTTTGTGCCGAAAACATCACCTGATATCCGTAGTACATTTTAAGGATGCGCCAAGCTACCGCCATCTACACCCGTATCAGCCTGGACCGTTCCGGCCAACGCCACGGCGTGACCAGGCAACTCGAGGACTGCACCGCACTGGCCGAACGCCTCGGCTGGAACGTGGTGGCCCGCTTCGACGACAACGACCTATCCGCCTATAACGGCAAGACGCGGCCGCAGTTCGAGGCGCTGCTGGATGCGATGAAGCGCGGCGAGATCGACTCGCTGATCTGTTGGCACCCCGACCGCCTCTACCGGCGTCTTGCTGACCTGGTGCGGTTGCTGGACGTGGCCGCCGGGGTGGAGATTCGCACCGTCAACGGCGGCGACATGGACCTCTCCAACGCCACCGGGCGCATGCTGGCCACCATCATCGGCAGCGTGTCGACGCAGGAGTCCGAGCACAAGGGTGAGCGGCAGCGGGCCGCGGCCAAGCAGTTAGCCGCGAGCGGCGCACCGAAGTGGCGGCGCGCCTTCGGCTACATCGGTGACACCTACCAACCCGATCCTGCGGTGGCGCCGCTGGTGCGTGAGGCGTACGCGGCGGTCCTTGCCGGGGCCTCTCTCGGCGACGTGTGCCGGATGTGGAACGACGCGGGCGCGCTGACGCAGCGCTGGGTGAAGCCCAAGAACGCCGACGGCCAAACGATCCGCGACGCGCAGCCCGTAGTGGAACGGCGCAAGTGGACGCAGCCGCAGGTCTCGAACTTTCTGCGCAAGCCCCGCAATGCCGGTTTGCGGGACCACAACGGTGTCGTCGTCGGCAAAGGCACGTGGCCAGCGCTGGTGGACGAGGACACGTGGCGCGCCGTCCAAGGCGTGCTGGAAGCGCCCGGACGGGCACCGGGCCGCAAGACGGTGCGCCGCCACCTGTTAACCGGCGTGCTGCAATGCGGCAAGGACGGTTGCGGCGGCTACCTGTCCGGGATGCAGACCCTCGACAAACGAATCACCTACGCGTGCAAGACGTGCCGCGGGGTGTCGGTGCGCGCTGAGCACGTTGAGCCGCTGGTCTACGGCGTCGTAGCGGGGCGGTTGGCGCAGCCGGACGCGGTGGACCTGTTGAAAGCCGAACTGCACGACACCACCGAAGCGGAGCGGCTACGCGGTGAGCGGGCGACGCTGCTGGCGCGCCTGGACGACATCGCCATCGAACGGGCCGACGGCCTGATCGACGGCAAGGGTTACCGCGCCATGACCGATCGCATTAACGAGCAGTTGGCCGGCATCGAGCGCCGCCAGCACGATCAGGAACGGTTGCGCGTATTCGACGGATTGCCGCTCGGGACACCAGAAGTCGCCGAGCGGGTCCGGGCGCTGTCCGCGGACCGCCTGCGCGCGGTCATCGACGTGTTGGTGGAGTTCGAAGTTGCCCCAGTTGGCAAGGGCGGCAAGGTGTTCAATCCCGAGAGAGTGAAGGTGAACTGGAAATGAGCGACGATGACGTACACCTTATCGAGGTTCATTGCGACGGCGCGCCGGGTGCGCCCCACACACGGCTGTACGTGGCGCGGATGGTGCGAACACTTCGCATGGACGACGCGCGCGGGTGGGCTGTTGCACGCGACGGCGGTCGTGGACACGGAGCCGACCAGAGCGGCCAAGGACGTGACCGGATTGATTTGAGGTGCGGTAATGGCGGTTGCCGCCTCAGCGCCCAGGTCGTCTTCGACGAAACCCGCGAGACCCGCGCGCACGCCCGCATGGTGGAGGCGCTCGATGCCTGGGCGGCTACAGGTCAGACGGAACTTCCTCTACATGCGATAGCTGGTATCGTTTCCCGTTAGCGCGGGTAACGCCGCCGGTCGGAAGCAATTGCCGATCAGCCGCTGACGCGTTGAAATCCCTCTCATCGGAGGGGCCACTTCTTGTGCCCCTTGGGAGTTCCCTCCGATGCCTGTGCCCACTTCGCCGCAATCGCGGTCCGCTCGCGCCAGGTTGGCGCAGTCTGCCCACGCCACTGGGCGAGATTCGGCCGAGACGACTGAGGCGCGGCGCGACTTCGCCGCAGCTCGCCTCGATGACTACATACGCGACACCCTTGCGAAGGCGCCGCCGCTCACAGATGCCCAGCGGACGAAACTTGCCCAGTTGCTGAAGCCAGCCCGCACCGCCGCGTTGGGTGGTGCGCAGGCGTGAATGAACGAAAAAGCCTCCCAGAACGGGCATTCGGGGAGGCTTCATCACAACAACTGCACACTGAGCGTACCGCCGGGACGCTGTTAGGCCGCAGCGCCGGAACAGCGCAGCGAGGTCGGCAATGAGTGCGGCGCTGATAGCGATTGCAGAGGCGTTGCGCAGCAACGGAAAACACGTCGTTGAGCGCGGTGATCAGCTTGCCGCGCAGTGCCCTGCTCACGACGACAGCAACCCGTCGCTGTCGATCAAGCAACGCCGTGACGGCACAGGTGTGGTGGTGTACTGCCACGCCGGTTGCGACCACCGGGACATTTTGGGCGCCATCGGGCTGACGGACCGCGACCTTTTCGACGAGCCGCGTATCCGTGCGGCGTACAACCCAAGCCGCACCTACACCTACACCGATGGACGGAAGGTGCACCGAAAGCCCGGCAAGAAATTCGCGCAATCCGGTAACACCAGCGGCCGCGCGTTATACGGCGTGGACAACATCGGTGCGCACGGCACCGTGTACGCCGTCGAGGGCGAGAAGGACGTCGAGGCCGCAAGGGCGGTAGGTGCAGTCGCGGTGTGCGGCGCAATGGGCGCCGGTAAAGCCCACAAGTTCGACTGGACGCCACTGCGCGACCATCCGGTCGTGATCGTCGCCGACCGCGACGAGCCCGGCCGCCGGCATGCCTACCAGGTAGCCGAGCAACTTCAAGGCATCGCCGCATCGGTGCGCATCGTGGAAGCCAGGGCTGGCAAGGATTTGGCGGACCACATCGCCGCCGGGTTGGGATTAGACGACCTCGTGGCAGTCGAAGAGGCCCGCAATGGTTTGCCGGTCGGCGACAGCGGGCAAGCGCACGGCATCCGGGACGCCGAGCAGGCCAAACATTCCGGGCAGGTGCGCATGGCGTACCTGTTGGCCGCGGCCTACGAGAACAAGCTGCTACACGTCCACGGCATCGGCTGGCATCAGTGGGACGGGCGACGGTGGGCAGCCGACGACACCGGGGCCGCCCACCGCGCCGTTCTCGATGTGCTGCGGCGAGCCTTGGCAGAGTCGCTGGGCGATAGGGAGTTGCGGGCGGACGTGCGCAAGTGCGAATCCGCTGCCGGGCTTGCAGGTGTGCTGGAGATCGCCGCTGCGCTAACGGTTTTCGCGGCCACCGTGCGCGACTTGGACGCCGACCCATATCTGCTGAACACCGCCAACGGCACACTTGATCTACGCACGCAGGAGCTTCGGCCGCACAACCCGGCCGACCGCATCACAAAGGTGTGCCGCGGCGCGTACCACCCCGAGGCGGCACAACCAGCAGTGTGGGAGGCGTTCCTGGCGCGGGTGCTACCCGATGGGGCTGTACGCGGATTCGTGCAGCGCCTGGCCGGGCTTGCGCTGCTGGGCGAGGTGCGTGAACACATCCTGCCCATCTTCACCGGCACCGGCCGCAACGGGAAAGGCACCCTGTACAAGGCGCTGTTGTACGCGCTGGACGATTACGGTCACGTGGCTGAACCGGATCTGTTCATGCACCGCGAAGGGGCGCATCCCACCGGCCAGATGGACCTTTTGGGGCGGCGCCTGATAGTGGTGTCGGAGTCTGACCGCGACCGCCGACTGGCCGAGGCCACCATGAAGCGGCTGACCGGGGGCGACCCCGTCACCGCCCGCCACATGCGCCGCAACTTCGTCACCTTTACCCCGTCGCACCTGCCGATCCTGGTCACCAACCACCTGCCGAAGGTGTCCGGTGACGACCCGGCCGTCTGGGCGCGTATCCGCGTGGTGCCGTTCGCCGTCTGCATCCCCAGCCACGACCAGGACACCGAACTGGACACAAAGCTGCACTGCGAAGCTGACGGCATTCTGTCCTGGGCTGTCGCGGGCCTTGCCGACTACCTTGCCTGGGGCCTTGACGAACCCGAACAGGTGCGCACGGCAACCGACGACTACCAGTCCGAGAGCGATGCGGCGCGCCGCTTCATAGCGGAAGAGTGCGTGACGACGAGTCCGGCGCTCAAGGCAACCACCGCGCAGCTTCACGAGGCCTTCGAGCGGTGGCGGGTGCGTGATGGCGCCGAGGCGATGTCGCAGCGGGCGTTCGGTTCAGCGCTAGACCGCCTTGGCTACCAGGCCGGGCGTCCTACCAACGGCAAACGATGGCGCACCGGAATTGCGGTGAAGGTGAGCGACGATGAAGGCGAATAGCACGCAAAGTACGCAATTGGGGGTTCACCAGTACGCGCGCGCCTATGTCGTCATACAGAAATTGCGTGCTTTGCGTACTGCCGCAGGTCAAAGGCCCGAGGGCGGCCAGCGCAGCGGCGAGCGTGTGCGGTGAGCATGCCCGGTGGCCGCTGGGTCAGCACGCAGGACTGGGCTCGCATCGTTGCCGTTGCGGGCTTGGCCGCGGGAGCGGAGCCCCGCGAGGTGGCCGCCGCCCTGGAGGGCCGTACTGGCCGTGGTGCGGCGCAGGCGGCGCGGGCGGCGCGCGCGGCAGCCATTCGTGCTTGCCGCGGCTGCGACCCGTCAGGGTGGCGTCTGGGCGCGGATGGAGTGCCGTTGGACCCGGCCGTGCGCTGCGGCCACAACGCCGCCGACCCGCCCGTCGCGCGCGATCCCAGCGAGCCGCTACACGAGCACCCCAATGCCGGTGCGGCATGCGGTTGACCGTCCACGGCGGCGACTACGCGGTTGCGGTGGTGCCCAAGCTCCGCACACGCCGCGTGAGCATCCGCGCGGGGCCGGTGATCCTGACGGTGTCACCGGCCGAAGCGTTCGCATTGGCCGATGCACTAGTCGAGGCAGCCGAAACACTCCGCAGCACAACCGTTCACGGCACAACACAGGAGGGAAAATGAGCGAGGTAAGTAGCGGCGAACCGGCCGACGATGACGAGGCTGTGGTGGCGCGGGTGGCTGCCCGGATGCGGAACCGGCCGCGGAAGCCCGTCAACCCGGTCACCGACGCCGACCCCGCCGATGTGCGGCGGCAGGTGCGCGCCGATGCCACGGCTGCCATGGCCCTGTGGTTTGGGCTGGCTGGCCTTGATGTGGGCTTCGCGGCAGCTGTGGACCATGCCAGCACGCCGTGCGAGTGCTGCCCGGACGATGTTGGCCTGGCGTCAATGCCGTACGAAGTGTTCCGCGCCGCGGATGTGCGTTTGGTCGGTGACGCCCGCCGGGTGCTGGACGATGCCGTCATTCGCGGCGCCGCTGTGGTGCTGCCGACGTGCTGTGCCCGTGACCGCCCGCAGGTCGAGTTGCTAGTGTGGCGCATCATCAACCGGCTGCGCGACCTGCTGACCGACCACCAGCGCGAAGACCTGCGGGTGCGGTGCACAGGCGGCGATGACGACTTTGAGTTACGTTGTCTGCGTGCGGGTTACGTGCTAGCAATTGCACAGATCACCGACGCTGACGACATGGCATCGGCTGCCCATGACCTGACCGTGCGCGAGTGCCGCGAACAGCCGTTCGGCGGTCTGACGCCCCGCGGCGTCTGGTGCGTGGCCGCTCCTGCGGTAGCGCGCATGGCCTCCGACCTTGCACCCGATGCCCTAGTGGCGTTGTTGCAGGCGGAGTTGGTGCGCCTCGATTCGCTGATGGTTTACCCCGATGCCGATGTGGGTGCGCGGTGATTCAGCGGCTGGCCGGTGTGTACCTCGATGCCTATGACGGCGCGTTTGTTGTGGAAGCGCTGGACCGCTTGGCGCAGTTGACGGCTGGGCCGACCCCGGCGCGCCTGGAGTCGGTGACGGCGAAGCTGCGCCGCGCTGTGCGCCACTCGGCCGAACCGCCAGCACAACCACCAGTGCCCGATTCGGTTGCTGAGCAGCAGCATTCGGCGCAACCGCCAGAAACAACCGCCAGTGTGCGTGCACTGCAACGTGATTCGGTGCACGCTGGTCCGCATGTCACCGGCACCATGGGCACCGGCCAGGCCGCACGCCTCCTCGGCATCTCAGCCAACGGGGTCCGCGACCTTGCCCGCCGCGGCCGCCTACCGGCCAGCCGCACCGGCACCCGCTGGCAGTTCGACGCCGCAGCCGTCACCGCTTTTAGCCAGCGGAGGGCCGCGGCGCAGGGCAGGTGAGCGTTGTGCCTAACCTGCGCACCATCCGCGGCGTGGAGTTGATGCGGGTCGGAACGTGGCAGACCGCAAGCCACCCCGATGGCTGGACGGTGACGGCCGACGATCTGGCCGCCGTCGTCGCCGCGCACGCCGCGGGTGTGCTGCCGCGGGCTCGGCTCAAAATCGGGCACAGCGACCCCCGTTTCGACGGCGGTCCCGCACTTGGCCGCGTCGATAACCTGCGCCTGGCCGATGCCGGTGCGACGTTGGTCGGCGACTTTGTGGACGTGCCAGCCGCCATCGCCGCGCTGCTGCCGCACAGCTATCCCTCGCGGTCGGTGGAGGCGTTGGTGGATTACACCGCACCCGATGGCACTGTGTGGCCGCTGGTGCTGACCGCGGTGGCGCTACTCGGTGCCACCGCGCCGGGTATCGAGACGCTGGCCGACATCACCGACTTGTACGGCGTCGCAGCAGCATCAGCGCGCCGCCTAGTGCTGGCCGCACCACCGCGCGGCGAGGCGACCAGCCAGCGTGCCCGCGCTGTCGCGGTGGCACGTGCCCGACGCACCCGCAGCACCCGAACCCTGGCCGTCTAACCCGGAAGGACACCCGCATGTCGACTACCCGCATCAACCCCTACTCGTATGCCCCCGGCGCGAACATCACCGGCGAAGCCACCGCCACCATCAGCGCCCGCAAGTTCGTCAAGATCAGCGGCAACCGCACCGCCGCAGGCAACCTCGCGGTAGCGCCAGCCGCAGCAGGGGACCGCGCGTTCGGAGTGGCCGCCCACGACGCCGCGACCGGTCAGTTGGTGCACGTGGCCCGCGGCGGCGTCGTCAAAGTCCTTGCCTCCGGGGCCATCGCCGCCGGTGCCGCCGTCCAGGTCGGCGCAGGGGGTGCAGCCTCAACCGCCGCGGCGGGCGTCGTGGTCGGGTTCGCCGTCACCGGGGCCGCCGACGGCGCCGTCGCCGAAGTGGCGTTCTACGCCTAACCGAAAGGAACCGAACCGCCATGACTTCACCGCTCATCCCCACCCTGTCCGGGCAGCAGTTGACCGTCGATGCCGCGCTCAAGCATCCGTCAATCATCCAGACCCGCATCGCCAAGCTGGCCGACAAGCAACTGCTGCTCGGCAAGTTCTTCCGCCAATTGGGAACGCAGGTGCAGGGCGGCGCGCTGCTCTACAGCACCATCACCGCCGCCGACTACTACGCCGCAGGTGGCATGGAGAAGCGCACACCGGGCGCGGAGTACGCCGTCATCGAAGGCGTGGCACCCGAGCCGCGGCTAGCACCCGTGGAGGACTGGGGCGCCAAGGCCATCCTGCCTGCCGAGGCGATCTTGCGGAATGACGCAAACCTGTTGGACAACACTGTAACTCAGCTCTCGAATACCCTTGCTCGTAAGTTGGATACCCGTGCGGTGGCCGCCCTCCAGGCCGCCAGCATCGGCAGCCTGGCACCCGCGGCCGGATGGGATGACCTGGTCATGGTGGGGCCGCTGGATGCCATCACCCCATCGGCAGACCGGCCAAGTGCCCACTGGGCCGAGGCGCAAGAGATGGCCGATTTGGAAGAGCTTGGTGTGCAACACGATTTGCTCATTGTGCACCCAGAGCAGGCCAAGCAGCTACGCGTCGCCTACGCCGAGAACCTGGACGCCGCACTGGAATCCGCGGGCTTCACCAACGGCATGTTCGCCAACCCCCGCATCCCCATCGGGCAAGCTTTCGTCCTCGAACAGGGCGCAGTGGGCACGGTCGGCTTCGAACTGCCGCTCACCGTGGACATCTGGGAAGAGAAGGGCACCCGGTCGTGGGTGCTGCAGGTCTACGCCGTGCCCGCCATGGCCGTCGACCGGCCCTACGCCGCCAAGAAAATCACCGGCCTCAGCTAGCCCAGAAGGGAAACGCACACCATGGCACTCACGCTTGACGACACCCAGACCGCGGCGCTACTCGACGCACTGGGCCTACCAGCCGACACCGACGACGCCAACCTGGTGGTGGACACCGCCAAGGACCTCGCCACCCAGGTCCAGGGCCTCGACACCGCCAAGGCCAGCGCCGTCGTCGCCGCAGCCGCACGGCACGGCATGGAGGTCATCGACAAGCCCACCGCCGACGCACTGCGCCGCGACGCCCAAGAAGGCAGACGGGTCATCGCCGCGGCAGCCAAGGCCAAAGTCGAGGCCGCCGTTGACCACGCCATCGACACCGGCCGCATCATGGCCAGCAGCAAGAAACACTGGATCACCCTGTGCGAAAACGACGAAACGATGCTGCCGCACCTGGCCTCCATCGCACCCGGCACCGCCGTCCCACTCAGCGAAGTCGGGCACAGCGCCGACGCAACGCCCGACCCCAACCCATCCGGCCAGTGGTTCTACTGACCACCTAGACCGCGCTGCCGGGTGGGTGCAACAGCCCGCACACACCCCGGCGCGGCGTGGGCAGGCGCCCCGGTTCCGACTCGTCCTTGGCTGCCGGGGCGCCGCCCACGACCCCCGAGACGGCGGCCCAGGCCCGCGGTGGGCGCCCAGACAGCCAGCAGCCAGCGGGCCGCGGCCAGCCCTCGGCTCGGCGGCACACCGATGCCACCCACCCCCGAAAATCTTCGGCTCCCCCCTCGGGGTGGCTCCCACGGGGTAGCCATGGATTTTTTGCGCGGCTCGAAAAAGATCGGGCTCGAAGCGCAACGAGTGCCGTCTGATGGCGGATGTAGCGTTTGGGCTGTGATGTGACGAATCCCCGATTCGGGGGCGAAGTGGAGCACCGTGACTGTCCCGAGAAACCGATTTGACGAGACCTGGCATCGGCTACGCGATTGGACAGGTGGCCAATCCAAGTCCGAGATGCTGGCGTGGCAGGTGATTGGGGCTGAGGGCTACACCCGTATTGACCCGGCACATACACACGGAGGCCCTGACGGTGGTGGGGACGCCATGTGTGAGCGGGATGGCGAGACGTGGGTGATGGCGGCCTATTTCCCGTTAGGTCAGAAGACGCCGGCCACGATCAAGAAGAAGCTGTTGCAAGACATGAAGGGCGCGAAAGCCAAGGGCGGGGTGGGCATCGCGTTCGTCACCAATCAGGAGATCACCCTGGCGGAGCGCGAGCAATGGGAGCAATTGGACCCTGACCTCAAGGTCCACCTGTTCCATCTGTTGAAGGTCACCCAAATCCTCAACGAACCTCAGTACGCCCGGACCCGCGAGGAGTTTCTCGATATCGTCGCCGGCCCCCCGCCGATGCTAATCAAGGCGTCCATACTTGGGCCTGCTCATGCATTCACTGATGACAGGGTTGTACTCGAAACCTTCGTGAAGATGTATGAGCAGCGGATTCGAAAACGGTCCGATAAGGGGCATGCGCGCGTTCGCGCCGAACGCGAAGCGAAGGAACGCGCCGAACGCGAAAGACGAGAGCGCGCGGCCGCGGCCGCGGCGCGCGAGGCGGCGGAGGAGGCGCAGCAGGAAAGGCTGCGGGAACTCGGGCCAAAGAGGCCGTGGGATCTAGCTGGTACCCCCATCCCACGGATGACCGACATGCTCGGTCAACGTCCGTATTACAACCTTGGTCAGGTTCAAGGCCGTGACTCTCTGATGGACGACGCCAAACGGGAGGAACTGCTGTACAAGACGCTGGGGATCAATCCGCCGACGCCGCCACAGCCGCTGGACGAGGCGCAGATCACGGAAAGGGTAGCCGCATACCGGGCAGGCCTAGAAGCGCGCTGGCCCGCGTGCCGGGACTACCTCGCTGGTGTCGCGTGGCCGGGCCTGCGGTTTCGGATCAAGAACGAGGCAAGAAGTTTCCTCAACGATGTACAGGTCATCCTGACCTTCCACGGGGCACGGGGTGTCAACTTCGAGGATCTCGAAGGCTTTCGAATTCGACAAGGTTCCGGACCCGAGTTGGCAGCGTCCGGTGGACCCGCTGTTCTATACCGCACTGCCGGCTATGCCCCGGCTGGCCCCGCCGTCGGACTACCCAATC from Mycobacterium kubicae includes these protein-coding regions:
- a CDS encoding DNA primase family protein, encoding MAYLLAAAYENKLLHVHGIGWHQWDGRRWAADDTGAAHRAVLDVLRRALAESLGDRELRADVRKCESAAGLAGVLEIAAALTVFAATVRDLDADPYLLNTANGTLDLRTQELRPHNPADRITKVCRGAYHPEAAQPAVWEAFLARVLPDGAVRGFVQRLAGLALLGEVREHILPIFTGTGRNGKGTLYKALLYALDDYGHVAEPDLFMHREGAHPTGQMDLLGRRLIVVSESDRDRRLAEATMKRLTGGDPVTARHMRRNFVTFTPSHLPILVTNHLPKVSGDDPAVWARIRVVPFAVCIPSHDQDTELDTKLHCEADGILSWAVAGLADYLAWGLDEPEQVRTATDDYQSESDAARRFIAEECVTTSPALKATTAQLHEAFERWRVRDGAEAMSQRAFGSALDRLGYQAGRPTNGKRWRTGIAVKVSDDEGE
- a CDS encoding helix-turn-helix transcriptional regulator; this encodes MTFGELLRLWRDRLSPQEVGLTVALRRRAPGLRREELATLAGISVDYLLRLEQGRSSHPSPSVVASLARALQLSRSERDQLFASAGLLPPRDGTIDTYLPPGIQRLVRRLSDIPCAVFSADWTLQWWNDMWVALAGDPAQLPPRERNVARAIFGDGPARALLTSSHSPAAVSDGTFENAILADLKAASARYPLDPGLSELVRELRTVSTDFDERWRAASPAVHTTQCKTIRHPEVGEIRVDCDVLDIPGADLHLVTYTAAADSSDAGKLELLRVTRGVTIS
- a CDS encoding capsid cement protein, producing MSTTRINPYSYAPGANITGEATATISARKFVKISGNRTAAGNLAVAPAAAGDRAFGVAAHDAATGQLVHVARGGVVKVLASGAIAAGAAVQVGAGGAASTAAAGVVVGFAVTGAADGAVAEVAFYA
- a CDS encoding SDR family NAD(P)-dependent oxidoreductase, which encodes MNHTIVMTGATRGIGRVAAERILAEDKDAHLLVLARGESGAELVRDLQRRGHTVAHIEADLSSLASTRTAAATLRDNLTHGQLPPVKGFVGNAGIQYPNDTTEGPEGFEATFALNVMANHVLISALTDLFEPPARIVITSSDTHFGDFKHNLGLVPAPNWQAPETLARINAFPSPASVAAGRTAYSTSKLAVIYLVHEYARRLPAGVDIVSYNPGFVPNTGLARNADPLSRFVVRRILPALAVTPVATSRRAAGQYLADVVLGKIDAASGSYVDRGKVIRSSDESYDPAREAQLWQALERLTAAV
- a CDS encoding HNH endonuclease signature motif containing protein: MFDGDLPDLAALAGADDATLVAAIAGWARVEAAASARRLAAIAELVHRHADGPTDLARWSCDNWDAMAAEVAAAQGISHAMASGQMYLGSALRTRLPNVAALLADGTISARLASAIVWHTDLIKDPETLQLVDKTLAEDARRYGPLSANKTAQAIDAVVDRYDPQALRRTRAAARSRDLVIDSAHDESGTTTLWGRLYCTDAATLDRRLHQMAHEVCDDDPRTIAQRRADALGVLAAGALRLTCACDTPDCPARTDCDDQPTGVVIHVVAEASAVEAKTDAHLSGEIKSQTPEPEPPLPAGAAKNWTTALITSGGTVPAPQLAELVRRGARLRPVQHPGSEVVAQSQYRPSRALEDFVRCRDLTCRFPNCDRPAEFCDVDHTIPYPLGPTHPSNLKCLCRKHHLISVVHFKDAPSYRHLHPYQPGPFRPTPRRDQATRGLHRTGRTPRLERGGPLRRQRPIRL
- a CDS encoding helix-turn-helix domain-containing protein, which translates into the protein MIQRLAGVYLDAYDGAFVVEALDRLAQLTAGPTPARLESVTAKLRRAVRHSAEPPAQPPVPDSVAEQQHSAQPPETTASVRALQRDSVHAGPHVTGTMGTGQAARLLGISANGVRDLARRGRLPASRTGTRWQFDAAAVTAFSQRRAAAQGR
- a CDS encoding major capsid protein; protein product: MTSPLIPTLSGQQLTVDAALKHPSIIQTRIAKLADKQLLLGKFFRQLGTQVQGGALLYSTITAADYYAAGGMEKRTPGAEYAVIEGVAPEPRLAPVEDWGAKAILPAEAILRNDANLLDNTVTQLSNTLARKLDTRAVAALQAASIGSLAPAAGWDDLVMVGPLDAITPSADRPSAHWAEAQEMADLEELGVQHDLLIVHPEQAKQLRVAYAENLDAALESAGFTNGMFANPRIPIGQAFVLEQGAVGTVGFELPLTVDIWEEKGTRSWVLQVYAVPAMAVDRPYAAKKITGLS
- a CDS encoding recombinase family protein, which gives rise to MTRQLEDCTALAERLGWNVVARFDDNDLSAYNGKTRPQFEALLDAMKRGEIDSLICWHPDRLYRRLADLVRLLDVAAGVEIRTVNGGDMDLSNATGRMLATIIGSVSTQESEHKGERQRAAAKQLAASGAPKWRRAFGYIGDTYQPDPAVAPLVREAYAAVLAGASLGDVCRMWNDAGALTQRWVKPKNADGQTIRDAQPVVERRKWTQPQVSNFLRKPRNAGLRDHNGVVVGKGTWPALVDEDTWRAVQGVLEAPGRAPGRKTVRRHLLTGVLQCGKDGCGGYLSGMQTLDKRITYACKTCRGVSVRAEHVEPLVYGVVAGRLAQPDAVDLLKAELHDTTEAERLRGERATLLARLDDIAIERADGLIDGKGYRAMTDRINEQLAGIERRQHDQERLRVFDGLPLGTPEVAERVRALSADRLRAVIDVLVEFEVAPVGKGGKVFNPERVKVNWK